From a region of the Indicator indicator isolate 239-I01 unplaced genomic scaffold, UM_Iind_1.1 iindUn_scaffold_601, whole genome shotgun sequence genome:
- the LOC128980624 gene encoding probable G-protein coupled receptor produces the protein MASQKGQNTSDSLEPLSIPEQSIAQEVVGLFCMVLLTLIALVANTVVLLVILKTPLLRKFIFVCHLCVVDLLCAIFLMPIGIISSSSCFSRVIYSITECKALIFLKICFTSASILTICIISVERYYYIVHPMRYEVKMTIRLAVVGVIFIWVKSVLITVLALVGWPQGNGATSASRCTVYWSPGAHKEVFVIMFSIACFVLPTIIIFAVYCSIYRVARLASLQATPALAQAVVPRHRCDSIASQVAVITTRNLPLPRLTPERFLGSNKAILTLVLIVGQFLCCWLPFFTFHLRSSVAAGTVGSGHGEMVVTWIAYSSFAINPFFYGLLNRQIRAELARLRRSCLNRPLAQEICLSISEALVQENFLHFLQRATCTLETHASCIIPSPRNRNRLDQTKIGIPIPGQVPDGSS, from the coding sequence ATGGCGAGCCAAAAGGGGCAGAACACCAGTGACAGCCTAGAGCCACTCTCCATCCCCGAGCAGTCCATCGCCCAGGAAGTGGTGGGCCTCTTCTGTATGGTTCTACTCACCCTCATTGCCCTGGTGGCCAACACTGTGGTGCTGCTTGTCATCCTCAAAACTCCTCTTCTCCGGAAGTTCATCTTTGTCTGCCACCTCTGTGTGGTTGACCTCCTCTGTGCCATTTTCCTCATGCCCATAGGGATTATCTCCAGCtcatcctgcttcagcagggtgATCTACAGCATTACTGAGTGCAAGGCCTTGATATTCCTGAAGATCTGCTTCACCAGTGCCTCCATCCTGACCATCTGCATCATCAGTGTGGAGCGGTACTACTACATTGTCCACCCCATGAGGTACGAGGTCAAGATGACTATCAGGCTGGCGGTGGTCGGAGTGATCTTCATTTGGGTCAAGTCTGTTCTCATCACTGTCTTGGCACTGGTGGGCTGGCCACAAGGCAATGGGGCCACCAGTGCCAGCCGCTGCACAGTctactggagccctggggccCACAAGGAGGTTTTTGTGATCATGTTCAGCATCGCCTGCTTTGTTCTGCCCACCATCATCATCTTTGCTGTCTACTGCAGTATCTACCGAGTGGCCCGTCTGGCATCCCTGCAGGCCACacctgcactggcacaggcagTCGTGCCAAGGCACAGATGCGACTCCATTGCCAGCCAAGTGGCCGTCATAACCACCAGGAACCTGCCACTGCCCAGGCTGACACCAGAGCGCTTTTTGGGAAGCAACAAGGCCATCCTCACTCTGGTCCTCATAGTGGGACAGTtcttgtgctgctggctgcccttcTTCACCTTCCACTTGCGCTCCTCTGTTGCTGCTGGCACGGTGGGCAGCGGGCACGGGGAAATGGTGGTCACCTGGATTGCCTACTCCTCCTTTGCCATCAACCCTTTCTTCTACGGGCTGCTGAACCGCCAGATCCGTGCAGAGCTGGCTCGGCTGCGGCGCAGCTGTCTGAACCGGCCGCTGGCCCAGGAGATCTGTCTTTCCATCTCAGAGGCTCTTGTCCAGGAGAACTTCCTGCACTTCCTCCAGAGAGCAACTTGCACACTGGAGACCCACGCCAGCTGCATTATTCCCAGCCCCAGGAACAGGAACAGGTTGGACCAGACCAAGATAGGCATCCCTATCCCAGGTCAAGTTCCCGATGggagcagctga